The proteins below come from a single Kosakonia sp. SMBL-WEM22 genomic window:
- the mntS gene encoding manganase accumulation protein MntS — translation MNEFKRCMRVFSHSPFKVRLMLLTMLCDIVNGKPQQNEDKPTH, via the coding sequence ATGAATGAGTTCAAGAGGTGTATGCGCGTGTTTAGCCACTCTCCCTTTAAAGTGCGTTTAATGCTGCTCACTATGTTGTGCGATATCGTCAACGGTAAGCCGCAGCAGAACGAAGATAAACCCACCCACTGA
- a CDS encoding aldo/keto reductase gives MRYKKLGNTGLFVSELCLGTMTFGGQEDMWGKIGQLQQAQAEELVGRALDAGINFIDTADVYSGGRSEEITGQALKNLKVPRENVVVATKVFGETGTAGVNSRGSSRFHIMQSVKASLKRLQLDHIDLYQLHGFDPATPMEETLYALDTLVQHGHVRYIGVSNWAAWQIAKALGISERLGLARFASLQAYYTIAGRDLERELVPMMQSENVGLMVWSPLAGGLLSGKYGRDGKAEAGGRRVEFDFPPVNKDRAFDCVDVMRAIADSKGVSVAQIALAWLLHQQAVTSVIIGAKRPEQLDDNLAATAVTLSDEELKQLDAVSALPAEYPGWMLERQGEYRRNQLNQQ, from the coding sequence ATGCGCTACAAAAAACTGGGCAATACCGGACTGTTTGTTTCTGAACTCTGCCTCGGCACCATGACCTTCGGCGGTCAGGAGGATATGTGGGGCAAAATCGGCCAGCTACAGCAGGCACAGGCTGAAGAGCTGGTTGGCCGCGCCCTCGATGCCGGGATCAACTTTATTGATACTGCCGATGTTTACTCCGGGGGACGCTCGGAAGAGATCACCGGCCAGGCGTTAAAAAACCTGAAGGTGCCGCGCGAGAATGTGGTGGTGGCAACGAAAGTGTTTGGTGAAACCGGCACCGCAGGCGTCAACTCGCGCGGCAGTTCGCGCTTTCACATTATGCAGAGCGTGAAAGCGAGCCTCAAGCGCCTGCAACTCGATCATATCGATCTCTACCAGCTGCACGGGTTTGATCCGGCGACGCCAATGGAGGAGACGCTCTACGCTCTCGATACGCTGGTGCAGCACGGGCATGTGCGCTATATCGGCGTCTCCAACTGGGCGGCGTGGCAGATTGCCAAAGCACTGGGCATCTCTGAGCGCCTGGGCCTCGCGCGGTTTGCTTCGTTACAGGCCTACTACACGATTGCCGGACGCGATCTGGAGCGCGAGCTGGTGCCGATGATGCAGAGCGAAAATGTCGGCCTGATGGTCTGGAGCCCGCTGGCGGGTGGCCTGCTGAGCGGCAAATATGGCCGCGATGGCAAAGCCGAAGCGGGCGGTCGCCGGGTGGAGTTTGACTTCCCGCCGGTGAATAAAGATCGCGCTTTTGACTGCGTGGATGTGATGCGCGCTATCGCCGACAGCAAAGGCGTCAGCGTGGCGCAAATCGCGCTCGCCTGGCTGCTGCACCAGCAGGCGGTGACCAGCGTGATAATCGGTGCGAAACGCCCGGAGCAGCTGGACGATAACCTCGCTGCAACCGCCGTTACGTTGAGTGACGAGGAGCTTAAACAGCTTGATGCCGTCAGCGCGCTGCCAGCCGAATACCCCGGCTGGATGCTGGAGCGCCAGGGCGAATATCGCCGTAATCAATTGAATCAGCAGTAA
- a CDS encoding efflux transporter outer membrane subunit: MAWRHFPVTFLSLCLAGCAVGPDYQPAQPQTPARWNDPGDASVKSRATPQAVNPRWWTTFNSPQLNSLIERAIAGNLSLQQTVLRIAGAREQINQAGGAFLPAVNGSLQATRQQLGLEGELKSHDVYGQLENADPAVSGALGALTQPVNLYQGSFDAQWELDLWGKVRRQVEATTAQQQQAIEQRNDALVSLEAEVARAWLQLRGAQSIIASLNTQIQSAQETLTLTQNRQQGGLSPQLDVENARAQAANLEAQLPQYQAQERQAMNALAVLLGKTPGALDSELRGTQPLPALPDVVPTGIPSTLARRRPDVREAEATLHAATAQIGVSVAQLFPSLTLSGQFGLRNSETNWLTDWSSHFYSFGPQVSIPIFQGGRLVSSVKLARAQQGAAVLNYRQTVLSALNDVENALVSYRADQQREASLDKTLEALQNAFSLASDSYRKGIASFLDVLDAQRQLAQASQQREQARVQSSLDLVALYKALGGGWEPYQNVQMPDYNVFGDAPRG, translated from the coding sequence ATGGCATGGCGTCATTTTCCCGTTACCTTTCTGTCACTGTGCCTTGCCGGGTGCGCGGTCGGGCCGGATTACCAGCCCGCGCAGCCACAAACCCCGGCGCGCTGGAACGATCCGGGTGATGCGTCGGTGAAATCCCGGGCGACGCCGCAGGCGGTTAACCCACGCTGGTGGACTACGTTTAACTCGCCGCAGCTTAATAGCCTGATTGAACGGGCGATTGCCGGGAATCTATCCCTGCAACAAACGGTGCTGCGCATCGCCGGTGCCCGTGAGCAGATCAACCAGGCAGGCGGCGCATTTCTGCCGGCGGTGAATGGCTCGCTACAGGCAACGCGCCAGCAGCTGGGGCTGGAAGGGGAGCTGAAATCCCATGATGTTTACGGCCAACTGGAGAATGCTGACCCGGCGGTCAGCGGTGCGCTCGGCGCGTTAACCCAGCCGGTCAATCTCTACCAGGGCAGCTTTGATGCCCAGTGGGAGCTGGATCTGTGGGGCAAAGTGCGCCGCCAGGTCGAGGCCACCACCGCCCAGCAGCAGCAGGCGATTGAGCAGCGCAACGACGCGCTGGTGTCGCTGGAAGCGGAAGTGGCGCGCGCCTGGCTGCAACTGCGCGGCGCGCAGAGCATCATCGCCTCGCTCAATACGCAGATTCAGAGTGCGCAGGAGACTTTGACCCTGACGCAAAACCGCCAGCAGGGCGGGTTATCGCCACAGCTGGATGTGGAGAATGCCCGCGCCCAGGCGGCGAACCTCGAAGCGCAGCTGCCGCAGTACCAGGCGCAGGAGCGCCAGGCGATGAACGCGCTGGCGGTGCTGCTCGGCAAAACACCGGGCGCGCTGGATAGCGAACTGCGCGGCACGCAGCCGCTTCCGGCGTTGCCGGACGTGGTGCCAACCGGCATTCCATCTACCTTAGCGCGCCGTCGCCCGGACGTGCGCGAAGCGGAAGCGACGCTGCACGCGGCAACCGCGCAAATCGGCGTCTCCGTCGCGCAGCTCTTCCCGAGCCTGACGCTCAGCGGCCAGTTTGGTCTGCGCAATAGCGAAACCAACTGGCTGACGGACTGGAGCAGCCACTTCTACAGCTTCGGTCCGCAGGTCTCGATCCCTATTTTCCAGGGCGGACGGCTGGTGTCGAGCGTCAAGCTGGCGCGCGCGCAGCAGGGTGCTGCAGTGCTCAATTATCGCCAGACGGTGCTCAGTGCGCTGAATGACGTCGAGAATGCGCTGGTCAGCTACCGCGCCGATCAGCAGCGTGAAGCGAGCCTCGATAAGACGCTGGAGGCGCTGCAAAACGCCTTCTCGCTCGCCAGCGACAGCTACCGCAAAGGGATTGCCAGCTTCCTTGATGTGCTCGACGCCCAGCGTCAGCTGGCGCAGGCGAGCCAGCAGCGTGAGCAGGCGCGGGTGCAGAGCAGCCTCGATCTCGTCGCGCTCTATAAAGCCCTCGGCGGCGGCTGGGAGCCGTACCAGAATGTGCAGATGCCGGATTACAACGTCTTTGGCGACGCGCCGCGCGGATAA
- a CDS encoding glycoside hydrolase family 1 protein: MKRFPDNFYWGGAIAANQVEGAWNQDGKGLSTSDVQPKGIFGGVIARKENVSSIKDVAIDFYHRYPEDIKLFAEMGFTCLRVSIAWARIFPDGDEQTPNEAGLAHYDRLFDELLSHGITPMVTLSHYEMPWNLVTRYHGWGNRLLIDLFVKYAETVFERYKDKVKLWLTFNEINMSLHAPLTGVGLPEGSSQSEIYQAIHHQLVASAIVVGKCHEIISDAKIGNMLLGGLLYPLTCSPDDVLKAMEENRGWLFFGDVQSRGCYPGYMLRFFRENMIELDITEQDREHLKTNTVDFISFSYYNSGCASTDDEIIEKSRGNILSMISNPLLPSSEWGWTIDATGMRILLNILWDRYQKPLFIVENGLGAKDTLKDDFTIDDDYRISYLNNHLYQVYEAIEDGVDVMGYTSWGPIDLVSNSTAELGKRYGFIYVNRDDKGHGDLARYRKASFYWYRDVIRSNGETLVPKM, translated from the coding sequence ATGAAAAGATTTCCGGATAATTTTTACTGGGGTGGTGCCATCGCTGCAAACCAAGTCGAAGGGGCATGGAATCAGGACGGAAAAGGACTCTCAACCTCCGATGTTCAGCCTAAAGGTATTTTTGGTGGAGTGATAGCGCGTAAAGAAAACGTTAGCAGTATCAAAGATGTTGCCATCGACTTTTATCACCGGTATCCGGAAGATATAAAGCTATTTGCCGAAATGGGGTTTACCTGTCTGCGAGTGTCCATTGCATGGGCGAGGATTTTCCCTGATGGCGATGAACAAACTCCAAACGAAGCCGGTCTCGCTCATTATGATCGGTTGTTCGATGAGTTACTTAGCCATGGGATTACCCCTATGGTGACGCTATCTCACTACGAGATGCCGTGGAATTTAGTCACGCGTTACCATGGCTGGGGAAACCGGCTTCTTATTGACCTTTTTGTCAAATATGCAGAGACAGTGTTTGAGCGCTATAAAGATAAAGTTAAGTTATGGTTAACATTCAATGAGATAAATATGTCTCTGCACGCACCTTTGACTGGTGTTGGATTACCGGAAGGCAGCAGTCAGTCTGAAATATATCAGGCGATCCATCATCAACTGGTGGCCAGCGCTATCGTGGTAGGAAAATGCCATGAAATTATTAGCGATGCAAAAATCGGTAACATGCTGCTGGGAGGACTATTGTATCCGCTTACCTGTAGCCCGGACGACGTTCTTAAAGCTATGGAAGAAAATCGCGGTTGGTTGTTCTTTGGTGATGTTCAGAGTAGGGGTTGCTACCCCGGTTATATGCTGCGTTTTTTCCGTGAAAACATGATTGAACTGGATATAACAGAACAAGATCGTGAGCATCTTAAGACGAATACGGTCGATTTTATCTCCTTTAGCTATTATAACAGTGGTTGTGCCAGCACGGATGACGAGATTATTGAAAAATCGCGTGGGAATATACTTAGCATGATTTCAAACCCTTTACTTCCATCCTCTGAATGGGGATGGACTATTGATGCGACGGGGATGCGGATCTTGCTAAATATCCTGTGGGATCGTTATCAAAAACCATTATTTATCGTCGAGAATGGTCTGGGGGCAAAAGACACTCTTAAAGATGACTTCACTATAGATGATGATTACCGTATTTCATATTTGAACAACCACCTGTACCAGGTATACGAAGCAATAGAAGACGGTGTCGACGTCATGGGGTACACATCTTGGGGCCCTATTGATCTAGTCAGCAACTCCACGGCAGAACTAGGTAAACGTTACGGATTTATCTATGTTAATCGCGATGATAAAGGACATGGTGATCTTGCTCGTTACCGCAAGGCAAGTTTTTATTGGTACCGTGATGTTATTCGCAGTAACGGAGAAACGCTGGTTCCCAAAATGTGA
- a CDS encoding helix-turn-helix transcriptional regulator — protein sequence MTNVYPVKTLSHLRPFLIGFRKSRGLTQRAVAEQLGVSQQTYARLEANPASVSFTRLFRVFTVLGVELTLSSEPCYTRISHSKTKSDFKNSPARKEKW from the coding sequence ATGACAAACGTTTACCCTGTTAAGACACTCAGTCACTTACGTCCATTTCTCATAGGTTTTCGCAAATCGCGAGGACTGACACAACGAGCAGTTGCTGAACAGTTAGGCGTGTCACAACAGACATATGCTCGTCTTGAAGCCAACCCTGCCAGCGTAAGTTTTACACGCCTGTTCAGGGTATTTACTGTACTTGGAGTAGAACTAACTCTCTCCTCGGAGCCATGTTACACAAGGATAAGTCACTCAAAAACAAAAAGTGATTTTAAAAATTCGCCTGCCAGAAAGGAGAAATGGTAA
- a CDS encoding anion transporter, which yields MNLPFLRALARDRFLHLLLLIGVALCFFVPFAPKTWPGAIDWHTIITLSGLMLLTKGVELSGYFDVIGRRMVRRFQHERQLAIFLVLAAAVLSTFLTNDVALFIVVPLTITLKKLCEIPVNRLIIFEALAVNAGSLLTPIGNPQNILIWGRSGLSFPAFIWQMAPLALAMMVTLLVLCWFCFSAKALTYHSGQSSSEWKPKLVWSCLGFYLVFITALELKQELWGLVIIAVGFLFLARRVVFSVDWTLLLVFIAMFIDVHLLTQLPALHSTLASTGQLSQPGLWLTAIGLSQFISNVPATILLLNYVPPDTLLAWAVNVGGFGLLPGSLANLIALRMANNRRIWWRFHLYSMPLLVWAALVGYGLLLVI from the coding sequence ATGAACCTCCCTTTTCTTCGCGCCCTGGCGCGTGACCGCTTTCTCCACCTGTTACTGTTAATCGGCGTCGCCTTATGCTTCTTTGTGCCCTTTGCGCCAAAGACGTGGCCGGGCGCCATCGACTGGCACACCATTATTACCCTCAGTGGGTTAATGCTGCTGACCAAAGGGGTGGAGCTGAGCGGCTATTTTGATGTGATTGGTCGACGCATGGTGCGCCGTTTTCAGCATGAACGTCAGCTGGCGATCTTCCTCGTGCTGGCGGCAGCGGTGCTCTCCACCTTTCTGACTAACGATGTCGCGCTCTTTATTGTCGTGCCGCTAACCATCACGCTGAAGAAGCTGTGCGAAATCCCGGTGAACCGGCTGATCATCTTCGAAGCGCTGGCGGTCAACGCCGGTTCGCTTTTAACACCTATAGGTAACCCGCAGAACATCCTGATTTGGGGTCGTTCGGGGCTCTCTTTCCCGGCATTTATCTGGCAGATGGCACCGCTGGCGCTGGCGATGATGGTAACATTGCTGGTGCTCTGCTGGTTCTGCTTCTCTGCTAAAGCGCTGACCTACCATAGCGGGCAGAGTTCGAGCGAGTGGAAACCGAAGCTGGTCTGGAGCTGCCTCGGCTTTTACCTGGTCTTTATCACCGCACTGGAGCTGAAGCAGGAGCTGTGGGGGCTGGTGATTATCGCTGTCGGTTTCCTTTTCCTGGCGCGGCGAGTGGTGTTCAGCGTCGACTGGACACTGCTGCTGGTCTTTATCGCCATGTTTATTGATGTCCATCTGCTGACTCAACTGCCGGCCCTGCACTCGACGCTTGCCAGCACCGGCCAGCTCTCTCAACCGGGTTTATGGCTGACCGCCATTGGCCTGTCGCAGTTTATCAGTAATGTGCCGGCGACCATTCTGCTGCTTAACTATGTTCCGCCCGATACGCTGCTCGCCTGGGCGGTCAATGTCGGTGGTTTTGGCCTGCTGCCGGGATCGCTGGCGAACCTTATTGCCCTGCGCATGGCAAATAATCGCCGTATCTGGTGGCGCTTCCATCTCTACTCTATGCCGCTGCTGGTGTGGGCTGCGCTGGTGGGATACGGATTACTCTTAGTCATATAG
- a CDS encoding HlyD family secretion protein: MAEKRTQPDDAQDDEKEQQDDKPRKRPGKKPLIILGIVVVVMVVVALVWWLMTRNQETTDDAFTDGDAVTIAPKVAGYVTDLRVKDNQRVKKGDLLVVIDPRDATAQRDQAQAQLGLATAQLHQAQAQLALSKVQYPAQRDEARAQVLKAKADLANAEASYRRQRGVDPRATTQQNIDTANAQLRSAQAQLASAQAQLEVAEQVQLQIRQQETNVEAREQQVAQAKAQLETANLNLSWTNVRAPFDGYVTKRNVQNGTLVQAGTALFSLVSQEVWVTANFKESQLERMRPGNKVTVTVDAWPDLELEGHVDSIQQGSGSKFAAFPSENATGNFVKIVQRVPVKIVIDKGLDPNKPLPLGLSVEPKVTLE, from the coding sequence ATGGCAGAAAAGAGAACTCAACCTGACGACGCTCAGGACGACGAAAAAGAGCAGCAAGACGACAAACCCCGCAAACGCCCCGGAAAGAAGCCGCTGATTATTCTCGGCATTGTCGTCGTGGTGATGGTGGTGGTCGCGCTGGTGTGGTGGTTAATGACCCGCAACCAGGAGACCACCGATGACGCCTTCACCGACGGTGATGCGGTAACCATTGCGCCGAAAGTGGCAGGCTACGTTACCGATCTGCGAGTGAAAGATAACCAGCGGGTGAAAAAGGGCGATCTGCTGGTGGTGATCGACCCGCGCGATGCCACCGCCCAGCGCGATCAGGCCCAGGCCCAGCTCGGGCTGGCGACCGCGCAGCTTCACCAGGCGCAGGCGCAGCTCGCGCTCTCTAAAGTGCAGTATCCGGCGCAGCGGGATGAAGCCCGCGCGCAGGTACTGAAAGCGAAAGCCGATCTGGCCAACGCTGAAGCCTCTTATAGACGTCAACGTGGTGTCGATCCCCGCGCGACCACCCAACAAAATATTGATACCGCTAATGCGCAGTTGCGCAGTGCCCAGGCGCAGCTTGCCAGCGCGCAGGCGCAGCTGGAAGTGGCCGAGCAGGTGCAGTTGCAGATCCGCCAGCAGGAGACCAACGTCGAGGCGCGCGAGCAGCAGGTCGCCCAGGCGAAAGCCCAGCTGGAAACTGCCAATCTTAACCTTTCGTGGACTAACGTCCGCGCGCCGTTCGATGGCTATGTCACCAAGCGTAACGTGCAAAACGGTACGCTGGTGCAGGCGGGAACCGCGCTCTTTTCGCTGGTCTCCCAGGAGGTATGGGTGACGGCGAACTTTAAAGAGTCGCAGCTGGAGCGCATGCGTCCGGGCAATAAAGTGACGGTGACCGTCGATGCCTGGCCGGATCTCGAGCTGGAAGGGCATGTCGACAGTATCCAGCAGGGGAGTGGCTCGAAGTTCGCCGCCTTCCCGTCGGAAAACGCCACCGGTAACTTTGTGAAGATTGTTCAGCGCGTGCCGGTGAAGATCGTTATCGATAAGGGGCTGGACCCGAACAAACCGCTGCCGCTCGGCCTCTCTGTTGAACCGAAGGTTACGCTGGAATGA
- a CDS encoding beta-glucoside-specific PTS transporter subunit IIABC → MKYQSLAEFIINGVGGRENIKSVSHCATRLRFELISNTNANKKELHDHADVIMVVESGGQLQIVIGNNVSEVFQAIEALGATDKLLPDNVEDNGDKSKENLFSRLVNVVSGIFTPFLGVLAASGILKGLLALSVVCGVMSESSGAFKIFSAAGDALFYFFPLVLGYTAGKRFGGSPFLSMVIGGALMHPSMISAFDAQLQLGGTSDTFFGIPITYINYAGSVIPVIFASWLSSLVEKNCNKILPSAVKNLFTPFIALAVVVPFSFLLIGPIATWLSESMAKAFLAAYEFAPAVAGIIMGALWQVCVMFGLHWGLVPVMLNNVTVLGHDIMQPLLVPAVVGQLGAALGVFLKTKDPKLKTLSGSAVSAAIFGITEPAVYGVNLPNRKPFIFGCIAGAIGGMIVGSFHGSIYSFGLTSFFTLAQMIPPTGMDMTVWGAIIGTLVSLILSTVLTLFFGLPKAEQVMIDKNDNSEIIIQSPLTGKIINISEVNDPTFSSGLLGQGVGIIPTSGKVVAPFDGVISSLFSSKHAINMVSYDGVELLIHVGINTVRLNGEGFIAHVKSGDSVKAGELLLEFDIDFIQKAGYLLDTPVLINNSDSYNAIRLTEEDKVTCNAFLMSANK, encoded by the coding sequence ATGAAATATCAGTCACTTGCAGAGTTCATAATTAATGGTGTTGGTGGGCGTGAAAACATTAAAAGTGTTAGCCATTGTGCAACAAGACTTCGTTTTGAATTGATAAGCAACACAAATGCTAATAAAAAAGAGCTTCATGATCATGCAGATGTAATTATGGTTGTTGAAAGTGGTGGCCAACTACAGATTGTCATCGGTAACAATGTTTCCGAGGTGTTTCAGGCAATTGAGGCTTTAGGGGCCACGGACAAGTTACTTCCTGATAATGTTGAGGACAATGGTGATAAATCAAAAGAAAACTTATTCAGCCGCCTAGTTAACGTAGTTTCTGGCATTTTTACGCCTTTTTTGGGTGTACTTGCTGCCTCAGGTATACTGAAAGGTCTACTAGCCCTTTCAGTGGTCTGTGGAGTAATGTCTGAATCAAGTGGAGCCTTTAAGATTTTCTCAGCTGCCGGGGACGCTTTGTTCTATTTCTTTCCTCTGGTGCTGGGTTATACGGCGGGTAAAAGATTCGGTGGTTCTCCGTTCCTTTCCATGGTGATTGGTGGCGCTTTAATGCATCCAAGCATGATTTCGGCTTTTGATGCTCAGCTACAGTTGGGGGGGACGTCAGACACCTTTTTTGGTATCCCAATTACATACATTAATTATGCTGGTTCAGTTATACCCGTTATTTTCGCATCCTGGCTCAGCAGTCTTGTCGAGAAGAATTGTAATAAAATACTGCCGTCAGCTGTAAAAAATTTATTTACACCGTTTATTGCACTAGCCGTTGTCGTACCATTCTCTTTTTTACTCATCGGTCCCATTGCTACCTGGCTTAGCGAGTCAATGGCGAAAGCCTTCCTGGCTGCATATGAGTTTGCGCCAGCTGTTGCGGGTATCATAATGGGGGCGTTGTGGCAGGTCTGCGTTATGTTTGGCCTGCACTGGGGTCTTGTACCCGTGATGCTCAACAATGTCACTGTGTTGGGTCATGACATTATGCAGCCATTGCTGGTGCCTGCTGTTGTAGGACAATTGGGTGCAGCTTTAGGTGTGTTTCTCAAAACAAAGGATCCGAAGCTAAAAACGCTCTCAGGTTCAGCAGTGAGTGCAGCTATATTCGGCATTACAGAACCAGCTGTATACGGTGTCAACCTACCGAACAGAAAACCATTTATTTTCGGATGTATTGCTGGCGCTATTGGTGGGATGATAGTCGGCAGCTTCCACGGCAGTATTTACTCTTTTGGACTGACCAGCTTCTTTACCCTTGCACAAATGATCCCGCCTACCGGTATGGATATGACGGTATGGGGAGCTATTATCGGTACGCTTGTATCGCTGATACTTTCCACTGTCCTGACGCTGTTTTTTGGTTTGCCAAAGGCAGAACAGGTCATGATAGATAAAAATGACAATAGTGAAATAATTATTCAATCCCCGTTAACTGGGAAAATTATCAACATCTCCGAGGTTAATGACCCCACTTTTTCCAGTGGATTATTAGGTCAAGGTGTAGGGATTATTCCAACATCAGGTAAAGTTGTTGCGCCATTTGATGGCGTAATTTCATCCCTGTTCAGTTCTAAACATGCAATCAACATGGTTAGTTATGATGGTGTCGAATTATTAATTCATGTCGGTATAAATACGGTCAGGTTGAATGGTGAAGGGTTTATTGCTCATGTTAAATCTGGCGATAGCGTCAAAGCTGGAGAGCTTTTGCTTGAATTCGATATCGATTTTATTCAGAAGGCAGGATATTTATTGGATACACCAGTATTGATTAACAATAGTGATAGTTACAACGCGATACGTCTGACGGAAGAAGATAAAGTGACCTGTAACGCATTCTTAATGAGCGCCAATAAATGA
- a CDS encoding DHA2 family efflux MFS transporter permease subunit: MTDHSHENWRPASNPWAVAWVVTLAVFMEILDTTIVNVALPHVAGSLSASYDESTWVLTSYLVANGIVLPISAFLSRTFGRKQFFLICIVMFTVCSFLCGIATELWEIILFRILQGFFGGGLQPTQQSVLLDYFKPEDRGKAFGLSSIAIIVAPVLGPTLGGWITDNYSWRWVFFINIPVGIITVLAIYQLLEDPPWERKSKQKLSIDWPGIGLIALGLGCLQVMLDRGEDEDWFNSDFTRIFAVLTAVGIVGAIYWLMYAKKPVVDLRCMSDKNFVVSSLLMAGMAMILYGSSVVIPQLAQQDLGYTATWSGLVLSPGAILIVLTIPLVLKLMPVVQTRWIIAFGFFCLAASFWWTRSLTPDVDFETLVLFRSAQSIGLGFLFVPLTTIAFITIPRQLNADAAALFTMFRNVAGSIGISLSTAAITERSQAHMSHLSEHTSPFNEQFQLALRSMAEAVRNFTSLAGDPFSNATGQMYKAMVAQSRILAYIDVFTILSVVAVLLIPFCLLLSPIKSEGSAGAH; the protein is encoded by the coding sequence ATGACTGACCACAGTCATGAAAACTGGCGTCCGGCCAGTAACCCGTGGGCGGTGGCGTGGGTTGTCACCCTCGCGGTGTTTATGGAGATCCTCGACACCACCATCGTCAACGTGGCGCTACCGCACGTCGCCGGGTCGCTCTCCGCCAGTTATGACGAATCCACTTGGGTGCTGACCAGCTACCTGGTGGCGAACGGTATCGTGCTGCCCATCTCTGCATTTCTTAGCCGTACTTTTGGCCGCAAACAGTTTTTCCTTATCTGCATCGTGATGTTTACCGTCTGCTCTTTCTTATGCGGTATCGCCACGGAGCTGTGGGAGATCATCCTGTTTCGTATTTTGCAGGGCTTCTTCGGCGGTGGCCTGCAACCGACGCAGCAGTCGGTGCTGCTGGACTACTTTAAACCAGAAGATCGCGGCAAAGCGTTTGGTCTCTCCTCTATCGCCATTATTGTCGCGCCGGTGCTTGGCCCGACGCTCGGCGGCTGGATCACCGATAACTACTCCTGGCGCTGGGTCTTCTTTATCAATATCCCGGTGGGCATTATCACGGTGCTGGCGATCTACCAACTGCTGGAAGATCCACCGTGGGAGCGTAAATCAAAACAGAAGCTCTCTATCGACTGGCCGGGCATCGGCCTGATCGCCCTCGGTCTTGGCTGTCTGCAGGTAATGCTCGACCGTGGAGAAGATGAGGATTGGTTCAACTCCGACTTCACCCGCATCTTTGCCGTGCTGACAGCGGTAGGCATTGTCGGCGCGATCTACTGGCTGATGTACGCCAAAAAGCCGGTGGTCGATCTGCGCTGCATGTCTGATAAAAACTTTGTTGTCTCGAGCCTGCTAATGGCCGGGATGGCGATGATTCTTTATGGTAGCTCGGTGGTGATCCCGCAGCTCGCGCAGCAGGATCTCGGTTACACCGCTACCTGGTCGGGGCTGGTGCTCTCGCCGGGTGCCATATTGATTGTGTTAACCATCCCACTGGTGTTGAAGCTGATGCCGGTGGTGCAGACGCGCTGGATCATCGCCTTCGGCTTCTTCTGCCTGGCGGCCTCCTTCTGGTGGACGCGCTCGCTGACGCCGGATGTCGATTTTGAAACGCTGGTGCTGTTCCGCAGCGCGCAGTCGATTGGGTTAGGCTTCCTGTTTGTGCCGCTCACCACCATCGCCTTTATCACCATTCCGCGGCAACTCAATGCCGATGCGGCGGCGCTGTTTACTATGTTCCGTAACGTGGCGGGATCGATCGGCATCTCGCTCTCAACGGCGGCGATCACCGAGCGTTCGCAGGCGCACATGTCGCACCTCTCCGAACACACTTCGCCCTTTAATGAGCAGTTCCAGCTGGCGCTGCGCTCAATGGCGGAAGCGGTGCGCAACTTCACTAGCCTGGCAGGCGATCCCTTCTCTAACGCCACCGGACAGATGTACAAAGCGATGGTCGCCCAGTCGCGCATTCTGGCCTACATCGATGTCTTCACCATCCTGAGCGTGGTGGCGGTTCTGTTGATCCCATTTTGTCTATTGCTTTCGCCAATCAAGAGCGAAGGCAGCGCAGGAGCACATTAA
- the mntR gene encoding manganese-binding transcriptional regulator MntR gives MNRRAGKQTIKKVTLVNVEEHVEGFRQVREAHRRELIDDYVELISDLIREVGEARQVDMAARLGVSQPTVAKMLKRLASVGLIEQIPWRGVFLTAEGEKLAQESRERHQIVESFLLVLGVSPDIARRDAEGMEHHVSEETLECFRRFTQQHETPSE, from the coding sequence ATGAACCGTCGCGCAGGTAAGCAAACAATAAAAAAAGTGACGCTGGTTAATGTCGAAGAGCATGTCGAAGGTTTCCGCCAGGTCCGCGAAGCGCACCGCCGTGAACTGATTGATGACTATGTTGAACTCATCTCCGATCTGATCCGCGAAGTAGGGGAAGCCCGCCAGGTGGATATGGCCGCGCGCCTTGGCGTGTCGCAGCCCACGGTGGCAAAAATGTTAAAAAGACTCGCTTCGGTCGGTCTGATTGAGCAGATCCCGTGGCGCGGCGTCTTTCTCACCGCCGAAGGGGAGAAGCTGGCGCAGGAGAGCCGCGAACGCCATCAAATCGTTGAGAGTTTCCTGCTGGTGTTAGGCGTCAGCCCGGATATCGCCCGGCGCGATGCGGAAGGGATGGAGCACCACGTCAGCGAAGAGACCCTTGAATGTTTCCGTCGTTTCACGCAGCAACACGAGACGCCCTCTGAATGA